The Flavipsychrobacter sp. genome contains the following window.
CAATATGATCGACAAATTGACCAAGACCTGTACCTAGTACAACACCTATTTCTGGTTGCTTAATACCTGCCTCTAATAAATATGACTTTGCTACTTCTATTTGTGCTATGTATTCCATCTGAAAAAAATCTACTAAGCGCAAATGTAAGTGCTAGACGAAGAGAATACTAAAAGAAAATATTTTTTATTCTTACATATTGATTTTCAAATACATGTATTGTTCCGACATCTATTGGCTATAGATTTTTAAAAAATTAATCTCTTAAATATTAAAATAAAATTAATTTAGGAGAAAACGACACTATATGAAATTTAAAACTCTACTTACAATGGCCACTTGCATGGCTTTAGGTATGCAAGCAAATGCACAAATGAGACTGGTAGCTGATGCTCATTATAGATACGCAGGTACTACGTATAATTTAATGGACAGTAATAAATATGAGCACTCAAGTAATGGGTATGCTACAGCACAGTTTAATATACCTGTGTTTGATAACCAGTTTGATATGGGGTACTTATACAAAGTGGTTTCGGGAAATGCTACATTAAGTGAAAGAACAACAACTACTTTTTCCAGTAACAATATTGATATGAGTACTACAGATACTACATCAGATGGAGGTACTACATGGAAAGGTAAGAGAAGAGTAAAAATAAATTACGTTAGCGGTAAGCCAGATACAGTTTTTTATGCTAACTGGAGCAACTTTGGAAGTGGCAGTTGGTTTACCAACAGGAAAACAGCATATGTTTTCACTGGTAATAATATAACATCTGAAACCTCTCAACGCTATGTGTTTGGTATGGGAGCTGGTTGGAGAAACGACTATAGAAATACTTATTCTTATAGTGGTGCTAACAAAGTGACTAGTTTAATACACGAGGAGTGGAATAATTCTAGTAAAATATGGGAAAATAAAACAAAGGCAGAAACCTCTTATAATGGTTCTAATCAACCACTTGTAGTAAATAACTATAATTGGGATGGTAGTGCATGGGTAATCAATGATAGAGATAACTATACCTACAATGCAGGTAAGTTAGAATCTATTGCTAGTGAGTTTTACTTCAGTGGTACATGGACGGGCTCGTATAAAAATACCTATTACGGTACTGGTGCGCATCCAGATAGTATGATCAGACAAAGTTGGGATCAGATCAATAAGTTCTATATCAATAATATCAAGTACTACTACAAACATAATGGAGCAGGCCAGGTTACAGAATTGAGAACAGAAACCTGGGATGGAATTGGTTCGTTTAAACCTACTAGTAACGCCGATTCAATGAACCGTTACTACTATTGGTGGCCTACTAATGTAGCTACAAATACTGTGGTTGAAAAAGCATTGATGGTATATCCTTCTCCTGCAAACAATCTGGTAAGCATCAAATTATCAGGTGATGTATACGGTAAGCCTGTGCGTTTTACAGTTACAGACATGTCAGGACGTATTGTGAAAAGCTGGTCAGGCATTTCAAGTCCTAAAATGAGTGTTTCAGTTGCAGACTTGCCAACAGGTAGTTATATATTGACTGCTAATAATGCAGAAGACATACAGTCTCAACGCTTTTCGGTAGAAAAGTAGCAAGAGACGATCTTAATAGTGGAACAAGCTCTAGGAAGGTCTAAAAACCTTCTAAGGGCTTGTTTGTTTTTATTTTTGATTAATTTTTGATTAAATTACAGCAAAACAACACTATATGAGATTAAAAACTATACTTACAATTGCTTCTTGCATGGCATTAGGAATGCAAGCAAACGCGCAAATGAGGCTTATAGCTGATGCGCATTACAATTATGATGGAGCGTCATATTTACCTGTAGACAGTAACTTTTACGTACAGCATGGAAATGGTCAAAATCCAGGACAGTTTGATATCAATATCTTCCAACACCAATATAATGAGCGTACTACTTACTCTTTTTCAGGTAGTGCAGCAACGCCATCTTGGAAGAGAGTAAACTCCTTTAATGGTTCTAATTTAGAAGAGCAACTAATACAGAAAGCAAGCGGTAGTTCTTGGGTAAATGACAGTAGATATAGAGTCGTTTATAAGGGGAGTGTACCTGACAGTATCTATTACGAAGATTGGAGAACTCAAGGCGGTGGTTCATGGCGTACCAACGATATTTATGTATATACTTTTTCTGGAAACAATGTGACCTCTGTAACTAAGATCGATTATTTCTGGAATAACCAGTCAAAGCAATTTGAATATAGAAACGACTACAGAGATACCTACACAAGAAATGGTGCTGGTAAGCCAACTTCAATGATACATGAAGAGTGGAATAATAGCACAAAACTGTGGGAGAATAAGACCAAAGTAGAAACTTCATACAATGGTTCTAATGAACCTATGGTAGTAAGCAACTTTAATTGGACAAGCGGTGCTTGGGCAATTAACGATAGAGATAACTATACCTATAATGCAGGTAAGCTAGAGTCTATAGCAAGTGAGTTTTATTTTGGTGGTAAGTGGACAGGTTCTTATAAAAACACTTATTACGGAACTAATGCTAACCCAGATAGTATGATCAGACAAAGCTGGGATCAGATCAACAATTTCTACATCAACAACATTAAGTTCTACTACAAGCACAATGGTGGTGGTCAAATGACAGAGTTGAGAACAGAAACTTGGGATGGAGTTGGTTCTTTCAAACCTACAGTAAATACGGATTCACTGAATCGTTACTACTACTGGTGGCCTACTAACATAACCACGAATAAAGCACTGGAAAATGCGATGAGTGTATTCCCTTCTCCTGCTACAAATATGGTTAATGTTTCACTTCCTAGCAGCCATTATGGTCAGCCTGTACACTTTACAGTTACAGATATGTCTGGTCGTATTGTTAAGAGATGGGCAGATGTTTCTAGTCCTAAGATCAGTGTTTCTGTTACCGATTTGCCAACAGGTACTTATATCTTAAATGCAAGTAACGGAGAAGGTATGAAGTCTCAACGTTTCTCTGTAGTAAAATAAATTCGCCATAATAATGGTTAAAAAGGGAGCAGAAAACTGCTCCCTTTTTTTGAAAAAAATATTTTATAAGAATGTATATAATATGAAAACTTGGATATAGATTTGTAAAAAATATCAAGGCAATAAGCCAATAACATACCATAAGCAGAGGAGGACGAATTAGTGATGGAAGAACGCTTTGAAGAGCTTATAGATGGCTATGCGCAAAATGGTGTCGGGGTTTCGAGACACTTCTTACCGCAAGATCTGGCAATGTCGTTAAGACAAAACTTAGAGTCTCTTTATTTGAATGGGCAAACAGTACTTGCCGGAGTTGGCGATGCCAATAACAGAGTAGTAGCAACAGCTATAAGAAGGGATAAGATATTTTGGATAGAACCCGATACTACTAATATTTCTGAATTACAGTTTATAGCAATTGTTGAAGATTTTGTAGCGCATTTAAACGCAACTTGCTATACGGGGATAAATGCATATGAGTTCCATTATGCAGTATACGAAGAAGGAAGTTATTATAAGCGACATAAGGATCAATTTAAAACCAATAGTGCAAGAAAATTCTCATTTGTCATATACTTAAATGAAAACTGGGAAGAATGTAACGGAGGGCAGTTGGTATTGTATAGCAATAATGGAGTAGAGCAGAGTGAGCTACCAACGAATAGAAAGGCTGTCTTTTTTAGAAGCGATGATTTGGAGCATGAAGTATTGCCGGTAAATAAGAAGCGACTGAGTATTGTAGGGTGGTTAAAGTCGGTATAAAAGATACAAGGTCTTTATTATCGTATCCACCAGCCATCTATAATATGTAGGCTTTCTTTAGCCCTGGTGATTGCTGTATACCACCATCTGCTTAGCTCTTTGGGAGGCATGCCGTACATCCCCTGTTCTAAAAAAAGAAAGACATCATCCCATTCTCCACCTTGTGATTTATGGCAGGTTACAGCATAGCCATATGTAGCCCTTAAGCAATTCAGGTAGCTATCTTCCATCATTCCTTTTCTATATTCTATGCTATTGGGTGAGTAGCCTTTAGCGCTCATACGTTGGTTAAAGTCAATCATCAACATTTTCATTTGCTCGTGTGTGTAGTTCGAAGATTGACTATAAAGGATGTCTAGGGATAGCAATATATCATACTCCTTCTCCGATAAGGCAGTTTTAATGCGTATGTTCTGAAAGTTTAATCCTGCTTGTTGTCTAAGCTCACCTAAGGAAATTACAGTAACAAAGTCGCCATTTGTGAGTGGTTGGGCGTAGTTGTTTTGGGTAACTAGTAGTATGTCGCCAACCTGTAAAGGCATATTATCTTCACTGTATAATTCCTTACGTACTGCCTTATTTATTTGTTGCACCGTTTTGTTACTGCGTGCAACAGCTAGAGCACCGCTTGAACCAACTGATCTATATCTTTCTAAATAGCTGTCAAACAAGTCTTGTTGTGTAGCATATAGGGTTATGTCGCTATGATTTTTAGCAGGAAGCTTTATGTATTTCTCCCAGCTTTCTTGTAAGCTAAGGTCTCTTACGGCATGCGCTAGTTTTAGAATGTCATTATCGCTATTGGTGCGTTCTATCTTGTGTAGTGTTATAGATAATGCAGCACGGTTTTGTTCCTCTAGCCAGTTGGTATCTAAGGCAGGGCTATAGCTTTGCCCTACAGGTGGAAGTTGGCAAGGGTCGCCCACAAAAATGATCTTATTATTTCCTGTAGCGTTA
Protein-coding sequences here:
- a CDS encoding ATP-dependent RecD-like DNA helicase — translated: MANYPQLNEEQKAAFDALKKFIKHPTANTFVINGYAGTGKTFLMQYFAKWLKEKNHKFKMLASTGRAATVLKGKTGFETKTVHGELYQFSKVNGNDENISTDTIEQSGQMTLQFSLRPPDEVKHIYIVDEASMLSSNFTDSSSFANFGSGVLLEDFFNATGNNKIIFVGDPCQLPPVGQSYSPALDTNWLEEQNRAALSITLHKIERTNSDNDILKLAHAVRDLSLQESWEKYIKLPAKNHSDITLYATQQDLFDSYLERYRSVGSSGALAVARSNKTVQQINKAVRKELYSEDNMPLQVGDILLVTQNNYAQPLTNGDFVTVISLGELRQQAGLNFQNIRIKTALSEKEYDILLSLDILYSQSSNYTHEQMKMLMIDFNQRMSAKGYSPNSIEYRKGMMEDSYLNCLRATYGYAVTCHKSQGGEWDDVFLFLEQGMYGMPPKELSRWWYTAITRAKESLHIIDGWWIR
- a CDS encoding T9SS type A sorting domain-containing protein yields the protein MRLKTILTIASCMALGMQANAQMRLIADAHYNYDGASYLPVDSNFYVQHGNGQNPGQFDINIFQHQYNERTTYSFSGSAATPSWKRVNSFNGSNLEEQLIQKASGSSWVNDSRYRVVYKGSVPDSIYYEDWRTQGGGSWRTNDIYVYTFSGNNVTSVTKIDYFWNNQSKQFEYRNDYRDTYTRNGAGKPTSMIHEEWNNSTKLWENKTKVETSYNGSNEPMVVSNFNWTSGAWAINDRDNYTYNAGKLESIASEFYFGGKWTGSYKNTYYGTNANPDSMIRQSWDQINNFYINNIKFYYKHNGGGQMTELRTETWDGVGSFKPTVNTDSLNRYYYWWPTNITTNKALENAMSVFPSPATNMVNVSLPSSHYGQPVHFTVTDMSGRIVKRWADVSSPKISVSVTDLPTGTYILNASNGEGMKSQRFSVVK
- a CDS encoding T9SS type A sorting domain-containing protein; this encodes MKFKTLLTMATCMALGMQANAQMRLVADAHYRYAGTTYNLMDSNKYEHSSNGYATAQFNIPVFDNQFDMGYLYKVVSGNATLSERTTTTFSSNNIDMSTTDTTSDGGTTWKGKRRVKINYVSGKPDTVFYANWSNFGSGSWFTNRKTAYVFTGNNITSETSQRYVFGMGAGWRNDYRNTYSYSGANKVTSLIHEEWNNSSKIWENKTKAETSYNGSNQPLVVNNYNWDGSAWVINDRDNYTYNAGKLESIASEFYFSGTWTGSYKNTYYGTGAHPDSMIRQSWDQINKFYINNIKYYYKHNGAGQVTELRTETWDGIGSFKPTSNADSMNRYYYWWPTNVATNTVVEKALMVYPSPANNLVSIKLSGDVYGKPVRFTVTDMSGRIVKSWSGISSPKMSVSVADLPTGSYILTANNAEDIQSQRFSVEK
- a CDS encoding 2OG-Fe(II) oxygenase; its protein translation is MEERFEELIDGYAQNGVGVSRHFLPQDLAMSLRQNLESLYLNGQTVLAGVGDANNRVVATAIRRDKIFWIEPDTTNISELQFIAIVEDFVAHLNATCYTGINAYEFHYAVYEEGSYYKRHKDQFKTNSARKFSFVIYLNENWEECNGGQLVLYSNNGVEQSELPTNRKAVFFRSDDLEHEVLPVNKKRLSIVGWLKSV